One Dioscorea cayenensis subsp. rotundata cultivar TDr96_F1 chromosome 17, TDr96_F1_v2_PseudoChromosome.rev07_lg8_w22 25.fasta, whole genome shotgun sequence DNA window includes the following coding sequences:
- the LOC120280326 gene encoding LOW QUALITY PROTEIN: type IV inositol polyphosphate 5-phosphatase 3-like (The sequence of the model RefSeq protein was modified relative to this genomic sequence to represent the inferred CDS: deleted 2 bases in 2 codons), producing MHEFVFMNFGFSAFQTVKRACHTNTDEENPRLFEHNISIQRELRICVGTWNVAGKLPPEDLDIEEWLDMDEPADIYVLGLQEIVPLNAGNIFGAEDNRPVSRWERIIRETLNKITPVKPKYKCYSDPPSPSRFKPSDDSVIAAVELLPETDTDSDEENVHPLDDDDVGVQQELNEQKRPSLMKRLDRCHRLSSIEDEFTASEKKLTKTVSSLEKVGLVWPEPPLDLLSHCSSLSSKKSFKSVKSFRSQSSIKFAIQDNIDPSEMSLFAELNLDDMIRRKKRSPFVRIISKQMIGIFISIWVRRSLREHIQNLKVSTVGVGAMGYIGNKGAISVSMSIYQTLFCFICSHLTSGEKEGDEHKRNADVHEIHKRTQFNRVSDIGLPKTIHDHERIIWLGDLNYRINLPYEKTHELIAKREWFKLAEKDQLKKELKKGRAFDGWSEGVIDFPPTYKFEMNSGKYVRDEQKAGRRTPAWCDRILTYGKGMKLMDYKRSELKFSDHRPVTAVLMAEVEVFSHRKLQRALTLTDKEIEDGDILADLDIHAQMGHIML from the exons ATGCATGAATTTGTATTTATGAACTTTGGTTTTTCTGCATTTCAAACTGTCAAGAGAGCATGCCATACAAATACAGACGAAGAAAATCCGAGACTTTTCGAGCACAATATATCAATTCAAAGAGAACTGAG GATCTGTGTTGGGACATGGAATGTTGCAGGAAAACTCCCACCTGAAGATTTGGACATTGAAGAATGGTTGGACATGGATGAACCAGCAGATATTTATGTGCTTGG TCTTCAGGAGATTGTACCATTGAATGCCGGAAACATA TTCGGAGCTGAAGATAATCGGCCGGTTTCAAGATGGGAGCGCATTATCCGC GAAACACTGAACAAGATCACACCGGTTAAGCCGAAGTATAAGTGTTACAGCGATCCTCCATCTCCGTCGAGATTCAAGCCATCGGATGATTCTGTGATTGCTGCTGTGGAGCTGTTGCCTGAAACTGATACTGACagtgatgaagaaaatgttCATCCCTTGGATGACGATGATGTCGGAGTACAACAGGAACTAAATGAACAAAAAAGACCATCTCTGATGAAGAGATTAGATCGGTGTCATCGGCTTAGCTCAATTGAAGATGAATTCACTGCTTCAGAGAAGAAGTTAACAAAAACTGTCAGCAGCTTAGAGAAGGTTGGATTAGTTTGGCCAGAACCGCCATTGGACTTGCTATCACACTGCTCATCATTAAGCTCTAAAAAGTCATTCAAATCAGTGAAGTCGTTCAGATCACAATCTTCTATCAAGTTTGCGATTCAGGACAACATTGATCCATCGGAGATGAGCTTGTTCGCCGAGCTTAACCTTGATGATATGATACGCAGGAAAAAGCGGTCTCCTTTTGTAAGGATTATAAGCAAGCAAATGATCGGCATTTTCATATCCATATGGGTTCGCCGGAGCCTGCGAGAACACATACAAAACTTGAAAGTATCAACAGTTGGTGTTGGTGCAATGGGGTACATTGGCAACAAG GGAGCAATATCAGTGAGCATGTCTATATATCAAACACTTTTTTGCTTTATTTGTAGCCACTTGACATCTGGGGAGAAAGAAGGGGATGAACATAAAAGGAATGCTGACGTCCATGAGATTCACAAGAGAACACAATTCAACAGAGTTTCTGATATTGGATTACCGAAAACAATCCATGATCATGA AAGAATTATCTGGCTTGGAGACTTGAATTACCGAATAAATTTACCGTATGAGAAAACACATGAACTCATTGCGAAAAGGGAGTGGTTTAAGTTGGCTGAAAAGGATCAA TTAAAGAAAGAGCTCAAGAAAGGGCGTGCTTTCGATGGGTGGTCGGAAGGTGTGATCGATTTCCCACCTACTTACAAATTTGAAATGAATTCAGGGAAATACGTTCGGGACGAACAAAAGGCTGGAAGGAGAACTCCTGCATG GTGTGATCGAATTTTGACATATGGGAAGGGTATGAAGCTAATGGATTACAAGAGAAGTGAACTGAAGTTTTCCGATCACCGTCCTGTGACTGCTGTTCTTATGGCAGAGGTTGAGGTCTTCAGTCACAGAAAACTTCAAAGAGCTCTTACTCTCACTGACAAAGAGATTGAAGACGGAGATATTTTAGCGGATCTAGATATCCATGCTCAAATGGGTCATATAATGCTGTAA
- the LOC120280327 gene encoding LOW QUALITY PROTEIN: sterol 3-beta-glucosyltransferase (The sequence of the model RefSeq protein was modified relative to this genomic sequence to represent the inferred CDS: deleted 2 bases in 2 codons) — protein MAGESRRARALFMAFGTKGDVLPIAAIAAALARDQLQYQVLLITHLAHRSISDRLEGIGVSFVPISSPPVVPAAVLDDSESLSFSTRKRVIRDEHRKECCFAMERVFGDGPSLEGDFIVINLFALEGWSLAELFQVRCVVAAPYVVPYSAPSSFEHRFRQELPLLYKYFQEAPANKVCWNDVMHWMWPLFTEEWGSWRSDCLNLSPFPFTDPVTNLPMWHVREESPLLLYGFSKEIVECPGYWPSNSRVCGFWFLPMEWQFSCDKCREIIFSNPSSYKLCVNHADLQNFILEPSGPCKPIFVGLSSIGSMGYLTNPRAFLLVLKAVVEITNHKIVLFSAGYEPLDALIRSLTGSSSEQEQLKGSEDGISLFNNRLFCFSGCIPYSWIFPKCAVAIHHGGSGSTAAALHAGIPQILCPFLLDQFYWAERLCWLGVAPTPLQKQHLVPDSDDAQSIQLAADALSKAVTTALSREIKDQATIIARRISAGGWSQRSY, from the exons ATGGCGGGAGAGAGCCGGAGAGCTCGAGCTCTTTTCATGGCGTTCGGGACCAAGGGAGACGTCCTTCCCATTGCC GCAATCGCCGCTGCTCTTGCGCGCGATCAATTGCAGTATCAAGTGCTATTGATCACTCACTTGGCTCATCGGAGCATTTCCGATCGTTTGGAAGGTATTGGCGTGTCCTTTGTTCCGATCTCATCGCCCCCTGTTGTTCCTGCTGCTGTTCTGGATG ATTCTGAGAGTCTGTCTTTCTCTACGCGCAAGAGGGTCATTCGGGATGAACATAGGAAAGAGTGT TGCTTTGCGATGGAGAGAGTTTTTGGAGATGGCCCAAGCTTGGAGGGTGACTTTATTGTTATCaatttgtttgctttg GAAGGATGGAGCCTGGCTGAATTGTTTCAAGTTCGCTGTGTTGTTGCTGCTCCTTATGTTGTTCCTTATAG TGCCCCATCATCATTTGAGCACCGATTCAGACAGGAACTTCCACTTCTCTACAAGTATTTTCAAGAAGCTCCTGCTAACAAG GTTTGCTGGAATGATGTGATGCATTGGATGTGGCCACTTTTTACAGAAGAGTGGGGTTCATGGAGAAGTGATTGCCTGAACCTGAGCCCGTTTCCTTTCACT GATCCAGTTACCAATCTTCCCATGTGGCATGTACGGGAAGAGTCTCCATTACTGCT GTATGGTTTCAGCAAGGAAATTGTTGAATGCCCAG GTTACTGGCCATCAAATAGTCGAGTGTGTGGTTTCTGGTTTCTGCCCATGGAGTGGCAATTTTCATGTGATAAATGTAGGGAAATAATTTTCTCAAATCCATCTAGCTATAAATTATGTGTAAACCATGCtgatttacaaaattttatccTGGAGCCATCTGGTCCATGCAAACCGATATTTGTGGGCCTCAGTTCTATTGGAAG CATGGGTTATCTTACAAATCCCCGAGCATTTCTCTTGGTGCTCAAAGCTGTTGTAGAGAtcacaaatcacaaaattgtTCTTTTTTCGGCTGGATATGAGCCTTTGGATGCTTTGATTAGATCACTAACTGGGTCATCAAGTGAACAGGAACAATTGAAAGGCAGTGAAGATGGCATTTCCCTATTCAACAATCGGCTCTTTTGTTTTTCTGG TTGCATACCCTATAGCTGGATCTTTCCCAAGTGTGCTGTTGCAATACATCATGGAGGCAG TGGATCTACTGCTGCAGCTCTGCATGCTGGAATTCCTCAG ATATTATGCCCATTCCTGCTAGATCAGTTTTACTGGGCGGAAAGGCTTTGCTGGTTAGGAGTTGCACCCACACCTCTCCAAAAGCAACATCTGGTTCCAGACAGCGATGATGCT CAAAGCATTCAGCTTGCTGCGGATGCCCTATCCAAGGCCGTCACAACTGCCTTATCCCGTGAAATAAAAGATCAAGCAACTATAATTGCCCGGAGAATATCTGCAGGAG GATGGAGTCAGAGAAGTTATTAA